A window of the Thiomicrospira microaerophila genome harbors these coding sequences:
- a CDS encoding M3 family metallopeptidase, translating into MDIAFLKNQLPDFNALDASQIEAVVDDLLASSRGALAEILNCDALPSWYNLVEPLEKIDQQFERVWGPIGHLDSVRNSDDWHTAYDSSMQKVTEYYTELGQNAGLFARFDGLANSEAYQALNLAQKKVVDNALRDFRLSGIDLPSEQQAEFKRISQRLSQLSSQFGNHVLKATQAWSKQITDSARLTGLPESAMGLLAQYAQQKQMEGWRITLDFPSYLAVMTHADDRSLREEVYRAFATRASEQSEFKEFDNSGLIEEIRQLRQQKASLLGFSSYADYSIATKMVETTDQVIGFLRDLAGKAKPQAQSELDSLKAFAAAELGLTDLQPWDITYASEKLKQASLSLSQEQLKPYFPVDHTLSGMFKIVEQLFGVKVAQKTGVSVWHDEVRFYELHNPAGEVIAGFYLDLYARENKRGGAWMDVVQSRWRHPQGDLHLPVAYLVCNFTPPIGDKQACLSHDEVTTLFHEFGHGLHHMLTEMEHLNISGIAGVPWDAVELPSQFMENFCWEREGLDLISAHIETGQTLPDDLFDSLKQSRHFQSAMMLARQLEFSLFDFLLHAEYDATNPEALADLMARVRDEVAVVIPPSYQRFAHSFSHIFAGGYAAGYFSYKWAEVLSADAFSLFEETGVLNQQTGFKFKNTILAAGGSVDPMVLFKAFRGREPQIDALLRHCGISDQPNAA; encoded by the coding sequence ATGGACATCGCTTTTCTAAAAAACCAATTACCGGATTTTAATGCGCTGGATGCAAGCCAGATTGAAGCTGTGGTGGATGATTTACTTGCTAGCAGCCGAGGTGCTTTAGCCGAGATACTGAATTGTGATGCTTTACCGAGTTGGTACAATCTAGTCGAACCCTTGGAAAAAATCGACCAGCAGTTTGAGCGGGTTTGGGGCCCGATTGGCCATTTAGACTCCGTGCGTAATAGCGATGACTGGCATACCGCTTACGATAGCTCAATGCAAAAAGTAACAGAGTATTACACCGAGCTAGGTCAGAACGCAGGCTTGTTTGCGCGTTTTGATGGCTTGGCAAACAGTGAAGCCTATCAAGCGCTCAATCTGGCACAAAAAAAGGTAGTTGATAACGCCTTGCGAGATTTCCGCTTATCAGGGATAGACTTGCCGAGTGAGCAGCAGGCTGAGTTTAAACGTATTAGCCAAAGATTGTCGCAACTATCCAGCCAGTTTGGCAATCATGTGTTAAAGGCCACCCAGGCCTGGTCAAAGCAGATTACTGATTCGGCACGTTTAACGGGTCTGCCGGAATCAGCGATGGGTCTGCTCGCCCAGTATGCGCAACAAAAACAAATGGAAGGTTGGCGTATTACTTTAGATTTTCCGAGTTATTTGGCGGTGATGACCCATGCGGATGATCGCAGTTTGCGCGAAGAGGTTTATCGAGCCTTTGCTACCCGGGCTTCCGAACAGAGTGAATTCAAAGAATTTGACAATAGTGGGTTAATTGAAGAAATTCGTCAGTTACGTCAACAGAAAGCCTCTTTATTGGGCTTTAGCAGTTATGCCGATTATTCGATTGCAACCAAAATGGTGGAGACCACCGATCAGGTGATTGGTTTTTTGCGTGATCTTGCAGGCAAGGCGAAACCCCAAGCGCAGTCTGAGCTGGACAGTTTAAAAGCCTTTGCTGCTGCCGAGTTAGGCCTGACGGATTTACAGCCCTGGGACATCACCTATGCCAGCGAGAAGCTCAAGCAAGCAAGCCTTAGTTTGTCGCAAGAACAGCTTAAACCTTATTTTCCGGTTGATCATACCTTGAGTGGCATGTTTAAGATTGTTGAACAGTTGTTTGGGGTTAAGGTCGCGCAAAAAACCGGGGTTTCAGTTTGGCATGATGAGGTCAGGTTTTATGAGTTACATAATCCAGCGGGTGAGGTAATTGCCGGGTTCTATCTGGATTTGTACGCACGCGAGAATAAACGCGGCGGTGCATGGATGGATGTGGTGCAGAGTCGTTGGCGACATCCTCAGGGTGATTTGCATTTGCCTGTGGCGTATTTAGTTTGCAATTTTACACCGCCGATCGGCGATAAGCAGGCCTGCTTGTCGCATGACGAAGTCACCACGTTATTCCATGAATTTGGTCATGGTTTACATCATATGTTGACCGAAATGGAGCATTTAAATATTTCAGGGATTGCCGGTGTGCCTTGGGATGCGGTTGAATTGCCTTCACAGTTTATGGAAAACTTCTGTTGGGAGCGCGAGGGGTTGGATTTAATTTCCGCGCATATTGAAACAGGTCAAACATTGCCTGATGATTTGTTTGATTCGCTTAAACAAAGCCGTCATTTCCAATCAGCAATGATGTTGGCACGTCAACTGGAGTTCTCGCTTTTCGACTTTTTATTGCACGCCGAATATGATGCAACCAACCCAGAGGCCTTAGCTGACTTGATGGCTCGAGTTCGCGATGAAGTTGCGGTGGTTATTCCGCCGAGCTATCAGCGATTTGCCCATAGCTTTAGTCACATCTTTGCTGGTGGGTATGCAGCGGGTTATTTCAGTTACAAATGGGCGGAAGTGTTATCGGCGGATGCTTTCAGCTTGTTTGAGGAAACCGGTGTGCTAAACCAACAAACCGGGTTTAAATTTAAAAACACGATTTTAGCGGCGGGCGGTTCGGTAGATCCGATGGTATTGTTTAAGGCATTTAGAGGGCGCGAACCCCAGATTGATGCGTTGTTGCGTCATTGTGGAATTAGTGATCAGCCTAACGCAGCCTAA
- a CDS encoding methyl-accepting chemotaxis protein — protein MTPHSNEYELPDDLVILSTADLQGNIIDYNKGFREASGYTDEELKGKPHNILRHPDMPKEAFKDFWQTIQSGRPWYGMVKNKRKNGQYYWVAANASPIIEKGKITGYLSVRYPATQEQKQSAEKLYKAVKDGSTPFPWTRTESKAFNFIKTFLPISATLLGATLLWVQTGLNPISIFAGFLTFISASYLLYSSIKANAISDELSRGIENLANGYFKERIQKNDDWGFALNMVRSRVAEQAARNYDALKASHVLNAALNSASTGIMVTDVQFDIQNINQSLKTMLQRNQTKLTQLVPEFNPDQLIDHSLLDITPFFSKYHSEWRSLSAPWTEEADLGNLVLKLTLVPIVHDAKHLGYVIEWLDRTAEAKVTQQIAEVIEGMTEGRFDRRVEYHAEGALNNIKQDVNAAVEVTQQAIEAYATTIHALAQGDLTQLCEQSFQGELDELKQAINQSISKMQTVVSAAIDAAELVSSAASEVADGANQLSESVQQQAAALEQTSATMSEMNAAVQQNTENTQNTAQLATQVQQELNQSSQVMQQTIRAMNEIQASSSQIAEIVTLIDSIAFQTNLLALNAAVEAARAGEHGRGFAVVASEVRALAQKSADAAKDINHLISTSVERINEGTQLASKSNDALTQINQSIDDVSKMIYQIAQASKEQAEGIHQVHQAIADIDGVTQQNAALVEQTSAAAESMLSQANTLKNDMAFFKTETQTKRLN, from the coding sequence ATGACCCCCCATTCAAATGAATATGAATTACCAGATGACCTGGTCATTCTTTCCACGGCTGACTTACAAGGCAATATTATTGATTACAACAAGGGGTTTCGTGAAGCCTCTGGCTATACAGACGAAGAGCTCAAGGGCAAACCGCATAATATATTACGCCACCCAGACATGCCAAAAGAAGCCTTTAAAGACTTTTGGCAGACCATTCAATCAGGCCGCCCTTGGTATGGCATGGTTAAAAACAAGCGCAAAAACGGCCAATACTATTGGGTCGCTGCCAATGCCAGCCCGATTATAGAAAAGGGAAAAATTACCGGCTATCTATCGGTTCGTTATCCGGCAACGCAAGAACAAAAGCAAAGCGCTGAAAAACTTTATAAAGCGGTTAAAGATGGTAGCACTCCCTTTCCTTGGACACGCACAGAATCCAAAGCATTCAACTTTATCAAAACTTTTCTGCCGATTTCTGCGACCTTATTGGGTGCCACCTTGCTATGGGTTCAAACAGGGCTTAATCCTATTTCAATATTTGCAGGCTTCTTAACTTTTATTTCAGCTAGCTATCTCCTTTACAGCTCGATCAAGGCCAATGCTATCTCTGATGAACTTAGCCGTGGTATTGAAAACCTAGCCAATGGGTACTTTAAAGAACGGATTCAAAAAAACGATGACTGGGGGTTTGCACTTAATATGGTGCGATCGCGAGTTGCAGAACAAGCAGCTCGCAACTATGATGCCCTTAAGGCTTCCCACGTACTCAATGCCGCCCTTAATTCAGCCAGTACCGGGATTATGGTAACCGATGTTCAATTTGATATTCAGAATATTAACCAATCACTTAAGACCATGCTGCAACGCAATCAGACGAAGTTGACTCAACTTGTGCCTGAGTTTAATCCAGATCAACTAATTGATCATAGCCTACTCGACATCACCCCCTTCTTTAGCAAGTATCACTCAGAATGGCGCAGCCTATCCGCACCCTGGACAGAAGAAGCTGATCTTGGCAACTTGGTATTGAAACTGACTCTGGTACCGATTGTTCATGATGCTAAACATCTGGGGTATGTGATTGAATGGTTAGACCGAACGGCTGAAGCCAAAGTGACCCAACAAATTGCAGAGGTGATTGAAGGGATGACTGAAGGTCGTTTTGATCGTCGAGTCGAATACCATGCTGAGGGCGCACTGAATAATATCAAGCAAGACGTTAATGCCGCCGTCGAGGTGACTCAGCAGGCGATTGAAGCCTATGCAACCACAATCCATGCCCTAGCCCAAGGAGACTTAACTCAACTTTGCGAACAATCATTCCAAGGCGAGTTAGATGAACTTAAACAAGCCATTAACCAAAGTATCAGTAAAATGCAAACCGTGGTCAGCGCCGCGATTGATGCTGCAGAACTGGTAAGCTCAGCCGCTTCTGAAGTCGCTGACGGTGCTAATCAACTCAGTGAAAGCGTCCAACAGCAGGCGGCGGCTCTAGAGCAAACCTCGGCAACCATGAGCGAAATGAATGCCGCCGTGCAGCAGAACACCGAAAACACACAAAATACCGCGCAGCTTGCAACCCAAGTACAACAGGAACTTAATCAAAGTTCTCAGGTCATGCAGCAAACGATTAGAGCGATGAATGAAATTCAAGCTTCTAGCAGCCAGATTGCTGAGATTGTTACCCTAATCGACAGTATTGCATTCCAAACCAATCTGCTTGCGTTGAATGCTGCAGTCGAAGCCGCGCGTGCCGGTGAGCATGGACGAGGCTTTGCCGTGGTCGCCAGTGAAGTGCGCGCCTTAGCGCAAAAATCCGCTGACGCGGCTAAAGACATTAACCATCTTATTAGCACCAGTGTTGAACGGATCAATGAAGGAACTCAACTCGCGTCAAAATCAAACGACGCGCTGACACAGATTAATCAATCGATTGACGATGTCAGTAAAATGATCTACCAAATCGCTCAAGCTTCTAAAGAGCAAGCCGAAGGGATTCACCAGGTGCATCAGGCGATTGCAGATATTGATGGGGTAACCCAACAAAATGCGGCCTTAGTTGAACAAACCTCTGCTGCGGCAGAAAGCATGTTGTCACAAGCGAATACGCTTAAAAATGACATGGCGTTTTTTAAAACGGAAACACAAACAAAGCGCTTAAATTAA